The segment CTGCACACCTCCGACACGGCATACGCATTTTTCCCCGGCTACCCCTGGGCGGTGGCCGCCGCCAGCCACGTTCCCGGCATCTCGGTATTCGGGGCGGCAATCCTGACGAGTGTCGTCTCAGGTGCGCTGGCCTCGGTTGCGGCATATCGCATCGGGCAGTGGTGCCTGCTGCGCGCCCGGCCCGGCGATCATGCGACCGGAGAACGCGTCGGCCTGCTCGCTGCGGTGCTGTTCGCCGCGACCCCGATGAGCATCGTGTTGACGATGGCCTACACGGAGGCGCTCTACTGTGCGCTCGCCGGTTGGGCGCTGGTGATGGTGCTGGAACGACGGTGGGTCGCCACCGGTGTGCTGACCCTGCTCGCCGGGCTGTCCCGCACCACCGTCGTCGCCCTGATCGCCGTCGTCGCGATCGCGGCCGCCATCGACTGGTGGGGCAACCGTCGTGACTGGCGGCCACTCGTCGCGATCGTGCTCTCGCCGATCGGCTGGCTCTTCTGGATCTTCGTCGTCGCTGTGCGCACGGGCTCTCCGCTGGGCTGGTTCCACGTCCAATCCACCGGCTGGAACACGGGATTCGACTTCGGCAAGGCGACGATCGACTATCTCGTCGACACGCTGGCCACCAACAACACGACAGGCGACGTGGTCACCGCCTGGGTGATCCTGGCGACGATCGCGCTCGTGGCGATCGCCTTCGCCAGCCGGTTGCCCTGGCAGGTCAGCGTGTATGGCGCAGCCGTCGCCTTCACCGTGCTGGCCTCCAACGGCCTGATGAATTCACGCGCACGACTGCTGCTCCCGGCATACGTGCTGTTGATCCCGGTGGCGATCGGTCTGGCGCACCGATCCGAGCGCACCCAACTCGCCGCGGGTATCGCGGTGACCGCCGTCAGCGCGTGGTTCGGCGCATACATGCTCGCTGTCTATCCCTACGCGATTTAACCGCGTCTCCCACCACCTGAGCCCGCGGCCATCTGAGCTTCGCGCGCAAGGACTTCCAGGCGCAGGTGCCCTCGTGGGTGCCGGTCGACAAAGACCTCGTCGTCCTCGGATCAGGCGTTGTCGAGATTGCCTTCGGGCTCGCGTATGCCGCGCTGCCGCAGCACCGTCGCGCGGTCGGCATCGGGCTCGCCGGTTTCTACACTG is part of the Rudaeicoccus suwonensis genome and harbors:
- a CDS encoding DoxX family protein, which produces MSFARKDFQAQVPSWVPVDKDLVVLGSGVVEIAFGLAYAALPQHRRAVGIGLAGFYTAIFPGNIGQYAERSDAFGLDTDRKRLVRLFFQPALIAGALWGAGIPSGD
- a CDS encoding mannosyltransferase family protein, with translation MSEGTERNGTSRGTPWLLGISAFLVVRAVGLIWLAYVGHRQSKSIRNLLSVWDGKWMLALAQYGYNGIPKTFVDARGLHTSDTAYAFFPGYPWAVAAASHVPGISVFGAAILTSVVSGALASVAAYRIGQWCLLRARPGDHATGERVGLLAAVLFAATPMSIVLTMAYTEALYCALAGWALVMVLERRWVATGVLTLLAGLSRTTVVALIAVVAIAAAIDWWGNRRDWRPLVAIVLSPIGWLFWIFVVAVRTGSPLGWFHVQSTGWNTGFDFGKATIDYLVDTLATNNTTGDVVTAWVILATIALVAIAFASRLPWQVSVYGAAVAFTVLASNGLMNSRARLLLPAYVLLIPVAIGLAHRSERTQLAAGIAVTAVSAWFGAYMLAVYPYAI